One Paralichthys olivaceus isolate ysfri-2021 chromosome 8, ASM2471397v2, whole genome shotgun sequence genomic region harbors:
- the cfap97 gene encoding cilia- and flagella-associated protein 97 isoform X1 gives MFNPSEVEGEVDHSFFDSDADEGSISRGGEMIEHELQAKQTEKANDGLSQRTDGTEKQVNNNRSSGESKESSYISKEENNQRVSDLSSVASMSQKGISISSDSEEDYSEHSKRPNKTFMALLDEVNDSDMYNQSPNKTEEEASPSTATHLERRNKHSPKNLTRKWRSQSPSPTSAEEADSESCSRCNSSRSRTSHNSMKSSLSPRERKARVGSAGSRDMPTRYTEESDYTATDVSSLYSPDISPLQYLDLKDTEAEEWQESVPSSGLSDTHHNEDSDQDVDEFTLNSESQFGGGVAVCYAVQKNRKNYSFINEKTRLIGLENQRLLRVLSRISSRPDSTAKKETNKTSNSSAIRLNYSAINRQREQKRIDRENLAFLKRLESVKPTPGLCRTELLASYFGAPVNRNRPSPKKDTSTSRTKAAASPRSSTSTNHSSRAVSIPTDSDSTPVPTSNKWCNS, from the exons ATGTTCAACCCCAGTGAAGTTGAAGGTGAGGTGGATCATTCATTTTTCGACAGTGATGCTGATGAAGGTAGCATCAGCAGAGGAGGGGAAATGATAGAGCATGAGCTTCAAGCAAAACAGACTGAAAAAGCAAATGATGGTTTGTCCCAGAGGACTGATGGGACAGAAAAACAAGTTAACAACAACCGAAGCAGTGGGGAAAGTAAAGAGAGCAGCTATATATCAaaggaagaaaataatcaaaGGGTTTCGGACCTATCATCTGTTGCCTCTATGTCACAAAAAGGCATCAGTATCAGCAGTGATAGTGAGGAAGATTACAGTGAGCACTCTAAAAGACCCAATAAGACATTCATGGCTTTGTTAGATGAGGTGAATGATAGCGACATGTATAACCAGAGtccaaataaaactgaagaagaagcttCGCCATCCACTGCCACACACTTGGAAAGGAGAAATAAACACTCTCCTAAAAACCTGACAAGAAAATGGCGCAGCCAAAGTCCATCCCCCACTTCAGCTGAGGAAGCAGACTCAGAAAGCTGTTCTAGATGTAATAGTAGTAGGTCGCGCACCTCTCACAATTCCATGAAGTCGTCTTTATCTCCTCGAGAGAGAAAGGCCAGAGTGGGCTCAGCAGGATCTCGGGATATGCCCACCAGATATACAGAGGAGTCAGATTATACAGCGACAGATGTGAGCTCCCTCTACTCCCCTGACATCAGCCCTCTGCAGTATTTGGACTTGAAAGACACAGAGGCGGAGGAGTGGCAGGAGAGTGTGCCCTCCAGTGGCCTCAGCGATACACATCACAACGAGGACTCAGATCAGGATGTGGATGAGT TCACCCTCAATTCAGAGAGTCAATTTGGAGGTGGAGTGGCCGTCTGCTATGCTGttcagaaaaacaggaagaactACTCATTCATCAACGAAAAAACCCGCCTCATAGGTCTGGAGAACCAGCGACTGCTTCGGGTGTTGTCACGTATTTCTTCCAGACCAGACAGTACAGCGAAGAAGGAAACCAATAAAACCAGCAACTCATCTGCCATTCGCCTTAATTACAGTGCCATTAACAGACAGCGGGAACAGAAACGCATCGACAGGGAGAATCTG GCTTTTCTGAAGCGACTGGAGTCTGTCAAGCCAACACCTGGTTTGTGTCGCACAGAGCTACTAGCATCATATTTTGGAGCACCTGTTAACCGAAATCGACCCTCTCCAAAGAAAGACACGTCCACCAGCAGAACAAAAGCAG
- the cfap97 gene encoding cilia- and flagella-associated protein 97 isoform X3: MFNPSEVEGEVDHSFFDSDADEGSISRGGEMIEHELQAKQTEKANDGLSQRTDGTEKQVNNNRSSGESKESSYISKEENNQRVSDLSSVASMSQKGISISSDSEEDYSEHSKRPNKTFMALLDEVNDSDMYNQSPNKTEEEASPSTATHLERRNKHSPKNLTRKWRSQSPSPTSAEEADSESCSRCNSSRSRTSHNSMKSSLSPRERKARVGSAGSRDMPTRYTEESDYTATDVSSLYSPDISPLQYLDLKDTEAEEWQESVPSSGLSDTHHNEDSDQDVDEFTLNSESQFGGGVAVCYAVQKNRKNYSFINEKTRLIGLENQRLLRVLSRISSRPDSTAKKETNKTSNSSAIRLNYSAINRQREQKRIDRENLAFLKRLESVKPTPGLCRTELLASYFGAPVNRNRPSPKKDTSTSRTKAGGSGDYHF, from the exons ATGTTCAACCCCAGTGAAGTTGAAGGTGAGGTGGATCATTCATTTTTCGACAGTGATGCTGATGAAGGTAGCATCAGCAGAGGAGGGGAAATGATAGAGCATGAGCTTCAAGCAAAACAGACTGAAAAAGCAAATGATGGTTTGTCCCAGAGGACTGATGGGACAGAAAAACAAGTTAACAACAACCGAAGCAGTGGGGAAAGTAAAGAGAGCAGCTATATATCAaaggaagaaaataatcaaaGGGTTTCGGACCTATCATCTGTTGCCTCTATGTCACAAAAAGGCATCAGTATCAGCAGTGATAGTGAGGAAGATTACAGTGAGCACTCTAAAAGACCCAATAAGACATTCATGGCTTTGTTAGATGAGGTGAATGATAGCGACATGTATAACCAGAGtccaaataaaactgaagaagaagcttCGCCATCCACTGCCACACACTTGGAAAGGAGAAATAAACACTCTCCTAAAAACCTGACAAGAAAATGGCGCAGCCAAAGTCCATCCCCCACTTCAGCTGAGGAAGCAGACTCAGAAAGCTGTTCTAGATGTAATAGTAGTAGGTCGCGCACCTCTCACAATTCCATGAAGTCGTCTTTATCTCCTCGAGAGAGAAAGGCCAGAGTGGGCTCAGCAGGATCTCGGGATATGCCCACCAGATATACAGAGGAGTCAGATTATACAGCGACAGATGTGAGCTCCCTCTACTCCCCTGACATCAGCCCTCTGCAGTATTTGGACTTGAAAGACACAGAGGCGGAGGAGTGGCAGGAGAGTGTGCCCTCCAGTGGCCTCAGCGATACACATCACAACGAGGACTCAGATCAGGATGTGGATGAGT TCACCCTCAATTCAGAGAGTCAATTTGGAGGTGGAGTGGCCGTCTGCTATGCTGttcagaaaaacaggaagaactACTCATTCATCAACGAAAAAACCCGCCTCATAGGTCTGGAGAACCAGCGACTGCTTCGGGTGTTGTCACGTATTTCTTCCAGACCAGACAGTACAGCGAAGAAGGAAACCAATAAAACCAGCAACTCATCTGCCATTCGCCTTAATTACAGTGCCATTAACAGACAGCGGGAACAGAAACGCATCGACAGGGAGAATCTG GCTTTTCTGAAGCGACTGGAGTCTGTCAAGCCAACACCTGGTTTGTGTCGCACAGAGCTACTAGCATCATATTTTGGAGCACCTGTTAACCGAAATCGACCCTCTCCAAAGAAAGACACGTCCACCAGCAGAACAAAAGCAG GAGGGTCAGGAGATTATCACTTTTAG
- the cfap97 gene encoding cilia- and flagella-associated protein 97 isoform X2 has protein sequence MFNPSEVEGEVDHSFFDSDADEGSISRGGEMIEHELQAKQTEKANDGLSQRTDGTEKQVNNNRSSGESKESSYISKEENNQRVSDLSSVASMSQKGISISSDSEEDYSEHSKRPNKTFMALLDEVNDSDMYNQSPNKTEEEASPSTATHLERRNKHSPKNLTRKWRSQSPSPTSAEEADSESCSRCNSSRSRTSHNSMKSSLSPRERKARVGSAGSRDMPTRYTEESDYTATDVSSLYSPDISPLQYLDLKDTEAEEWQESVPSSGLSDTHHNEDSDQDVDEFTLNSESQFGGGVAVCYAVQKNRKNYSFINEKTRLIGLENQRLLRVLSRISSRPDSTAKKETNKTSNSSAIRLNYSAINRQREQKRIDRENLAFLKRLESVKPTPGLCRTELLASYFGAPVNRNRPSPKKDTSTSRTKAASPRSSTSTNHSSRAVSIPTDSDSTPVPTSNKWCNS, from the exons ATGTTCAACCCCAGTGAAGTTGAAGGTGAGGTGGATCATTCATTTTTCGACAGTGATGCTGATGAAGGTAGCATCAGCAGAGGAGGGGAAATGATAGAGCATGAGCTTCAAGCAAAACAGACTGAAAAAGCAAATGATGGTTTGTCCCAGAGGACTGATGGGACAGAAAAACAAGTTAACAACAACCGAAGCAGTGGGGAAAGTAAAGAGAGCAGCTATATATCAaaggaagaaaataatcaaaGGGTTTCGGACCTATCATCTGTTGCCTCTATGTCACAAAAAGGCATCAGTATCAGCAGTGATAGTGAGGAAGATTACAGTGAGCACTCTAAAAGACCCAATAAGACATTCATGGCTTTGTTAGATGAGGTGAATGATAGCGACATGTATAACCAGAGtccaaataaaactgaagaagaagcttCGCCATCCACTGCCACACACTTGGAAAGGAGAAATAAACACTCTCCTAAAAACCTGACAAGAAAATGGCGCAGCCAAAGTCCATCCCCCACTTCAGCTGAGGAAGCAGACTCAGAAAGCTGTTCTAGATGTAATAGTAGTAGGTCGCGCACCTCTCACAATTCCATGAAGTCGTCTTTATCTCCTCGAGAGAGAAAGGCCAGAGTGGGCTCAGCAGGATCTCGGGATATGCCCACCAGATATACAGAGGAGTCAGATTATACAGCGACAGATGTGAGCTCCCTCTACTCCCCTGACATCAGCCCTCTGCAGTATTTGGACTTGAAAGACACAGAGGCGGAGGAGTGGCAGGAGAGTGTGCCCTCCAGTGGCCTCAGCGATACACATCACAACGAGGACTCAGATCAGGATGTGGATGAGT TCACCCTCAATTCAGAGAGTCAATTTGGAGGTGGAGTGGCCGTCTGCTATGCTGttcagaaaaacaggaagaactACTCATTCATCAACGAAAAAACCCGCCTCATAGGTCTGGAGAACCAGCGACTGCTTCGGGTGTTGTCACGTATTTCTTCCAGACCAGACAGTACAGCGAAGAAGGAAACCAATAAAACCAGCAACTCATCTGCCATTCGCCTTAATTACAGTGCCATTAACAGACAGCGGGAACAGAAACGCATCGACAGGGAGAATCTG GCTTTTCTGAAGCGACTGGAGTCTGTCAAGCCAACACCTGGTTTGTGTCGCACAGAGCTACTAGCATCATATTTTGGAGCACCTGTTAACCGAAATCGACCCTCTCCAAAGAAAGACACGTCCACCAGCAGAACAAAAGCAG